One genomic segment of Gopherus flavomarginatus isolate rGopFla2 chromosome 11, rGopFla2.mat.asm, whole genome shotgun sequence includes these proteins:
- the LOC127031300 gene encoding ribonuclease-like isoform X1, protein MEKIEPCPALSPSIFSLPPLQVDPVTDTAMALKRPSPVVLLPLALLVACLALASGQPWNLLNDRFQRQHVNNPKNEAPSNRAYCKMMMVDRGVIWKYTNTFIHEPVNTINAVCKDDGIPVGGFNRQSKKTFKITTCTFNILTFSFNGLNGTSKIVLTCLNGLPVRFVRYI, encoded by the coding sequence ATGGAGAAGATAGAGCCCTGCCCTGCGCTGTCTCCATCCATCTTCTCCCTACCCCCACTGCAGGTCGATCCAGTGACAGACACTGCCATGGCTCTGAAGAGACCATCCCCCGTGGTCCTGCTGCCCCTCGCCCTGCTGGTTGCCTGCCTGGCCCTGGCCAGTGGGCAGCCATGGAATCTCTTGAATGACAGATTCCAGAGACAGCATGTGAACAACCCCAAGAACGAAGCTCCCAGCAACAGAGCCTACTGCAAGATGATGATGGTGGACCGGGGAGTAATCTGGAAGTACACCAATACCTTCATCCATGAGCCCGTCAACACTATCAACGCCGTCTGCAAGGACGATGGCATACCCGTTGGGGGCTTCAATCGCCAGAGCAAGAAGACCTTCAAAATCACCACCTGCACATTTAACATCTTGACCTTCTCTTTCAATGGACTCAATGGCACAAGCAAAATTGTCCTCACCTGCTTGAATGGACTCCCTGTGAGATTTGTGAGGTACATTTAG
- the LOC127031300 gene encoding ribonuclease-like isoform X2, translating to MALKRPSPVVLLPLALLVACLALASGQPWNLLNDRFQRQHVNNPKNEAPSNRAYCKMMMVDRGVIWKYTNTFIHEPVNTINAVCKDDGIPVGGFNRQSKKTFKITTCTFNILTFSFNGLNGTSKIVLTCLNGLPVRFVRYI from the coding sequence ATGGCTCTGAAGAGACCATCCCCCGTGGTCCTGCTGCCCCTCGCCCTGCTGGTTGCCTGCCTGGCCCTGGCCAGTGGGCAGCCATGGAATCTCTTGAATGACAGATTCCAGAGACAGCATGTGAACAACCCCAAGAACGAAGCTCCCAGCAACAGAGCCTACTGCAAGATGATGATGGTGGACCGGGGAGTAATCTGGAAGTACACCAATACCTTCATCCATGAGCCCGTCAACACTATCAACGCCGTCTGCAAGGACGATGGCATACCCGTTGGGGGCTTCAATCGCCAGAGCAAGAAGACCTTCAAAATCACCACCTGCACATTTAACATCTTGACCTTCTCTTTCAATGGACTCAATGGCACAAGCAAAATTGTCCTCACCTGCTTGAATGGACTCCCTGTGAGATTTGTGAGGTACATTTAG